The segment CCATCCAATATTTTTCTCCCGGCAGTTTGACCGGTACGACCACCAGGAATAACTGCCAGTCTGTTCCGGATAAAAATGACGGAACGTGTCGACAAAACCGCTGTTCAAAAACTGTGTCATTTTGCCTCGTTCTTCCGGTGTAAACCCTGAATTCTTTAAATTCGCTTTCGGATTTTTCAAATCGATTTCCTGATGGGCCACATTCAAGTCGCCGCATAAGATGACGGGCTTTTGCTGATCCAGACCTTTTATATAGGACAGCAATGCTTCTTCCCAAAGCAGCCGGTAATCGAGGCGCAGCAGTCCATGCTGGGAATTCGGTGTGTAAACCGTCACCACGAAATGCGTTTCGTATTCCAATGTGATGAGGCGCCCTTCCGTATCATGCTCCTCGATCCCCAGCCCGTACTGAACAGACAGCGGCTCTTTTTTCGTAAAAATTGCTGTACCGGAATACCCTTTTTTATGCGCATAATTCCAATAGGCATGATAACCCGGAAGATCTATTTCAATCTGGCCTTCCTGCAGTTTTATTTCCTGGAGGCAAAACACATCTGCATCCACGGCTGCAAAAAATTCCATAAACCCTTTTTTCATAACGGCCCGCAAGCCGTTGACATTCCATGAGATAAGCTTCAAAACCTGTCCCTACTTTCTATCTGATAGCTTCAGTCTACTTGAAAATCCGGTTCTGCTCAAACAGAGCGGTCTGTTCCACTAGAATCGGCAAAAAAGCACTGGATGGATTCGGGGATAAAAAAGCCCACTTTCACTTTATTGCCATCCCTAAAAAATTATGTAAAATTTCAGTGAATTTTAAAAATACAGCATCATTTTTTCCGGTCTTCTTGTACAATGAATTTATATGGCGCTTAAGGGGATAGAGACATGAAAAAATTCACGAAAGAAGAGAAAAGCTGGGCATTTTATGACTGGGGAAGCTCCGCCTATTCAATCATCATCACAACAGCTGTTTTTCCGCTGTATTATAAAAATGCGGCGACTGAAGCCGGTGTCAGTTTGTCTGATTCCACCGCTTACCTGGGATATACCATCGCCATTTTCACATTTATTCTGGCGTTGATCGGCCCTATTTTAGGGACGCTTGCCGATTACGAAGGCATGAAACGCAAATTTTTTACCGCATTCTTCTTGCTTGGCACTATTTCAACGGCGATGCTGGCTTTTGTTCCGAGCGATAATTGGCTGATGCTATTGGTATGCTTTACCTTTGCGGCTCTTGGTGCTACCGGTGCGAACGTCTTTTACGATGCTTTTATCGTCGATGTGACGACGGAAAAACGGATGAACAATGTTTCCGCATTCGGATATGGCCTCGGTTATATCGGGTCGACAATCCCGTTCATCCTGGCGATTGCCATTATTCTGCTGGCAAGCAATGGCGTGTTGCCCATTTCCACCATCAACGCGAGCCGCATCGCATTTTTGATTACGGCCCTTTGGTGGGTATCGTTCTCGATTCCGCTGTTCCGCAATGTCCGCCAGCGCTATTTTATCGAGAAAGAACCGAACCCTGTTTCACAAAGCTTCAAGCGCTTAAGTAAAACGATAAGAGAAATTCGCCAGTACCGTGCGCTGTTCTTGTTTTTATTGGCTTATTTTTTCTATATTGACGGTGTCGGCACCATCATTTCGATGTCCACGGCTTACGGAACGGATCTCGGACTGTCATCAACCAGCCTGCTGATTGTGTTATTCGCCACTCAAGTGGTGGCCGCACCTTTTGCCATTTTATACGGCCGCTTGTCTGAACGATTCACTGGCAAAAAAATGCTGTATGTCGGTATCTGCGTGTACATCATTGTCTGCATTTACGCATTCTTTTTGGAGACCATTGTCGATTTCTGGATTCTGGCCATGCTGGTCGCCACCAGCCAAGGCGGCATCCAGGCACTCAGCCGGTCGTATTTTGGCAAGCTCGTGCCAAAAGAAAACTCCAACGAATTTTTCGGGTTCTACAATATCTTCGGCAAATTCGCCGCTATTCTGGGGCCGCTCCTTGTGGCCGTGACTTCCCAAGTGACAGGG is part of the Planococcus shenhongbingii genome and harbors:
- a CDS encoding exodeoxyribonuclease III, whose amino-acid sequence is MKLISWNVNGLRAVMKKGFMEFFAAVDADVFCLQEIKLQEGQIEIDLPGYHAYWNYAHKKGYSGTAIFTKKEPLSVQYGLGIEEHDTEGRLITLEYETHFVVTVYTPNSQHGLLRLDYRLLWEEALLSYIKGLDQQKPVILCGDLNVAHQEIDLKNPKANLKNSGFTPEERGKMTQFLNSGFVDTFRHFYPEQTGSYSWWSYRSNCREKNIGWRIDYFIASRTLASKLADAKIHSGIWGSDHCPVELTLHI
- a CDS encoding MFS transporter, which produces MKKFTKEEKSWAFYDWGSSAYSIIITTAVFPLYYKNAATEAGVSLSDSTAYLGYTIAIFTFILALIGPILGTLADYEGMKRKFFTAFFLLGTISTAMLAFVPSDNWLMLLVCFTFAALGATGANVFYDAFIVDVTTEKRMNNVSAFGYGLGYIGSTIPFILAIAIILLASNGVLPISTINASRIAFLITALWWVSFSIPLFRNVRQRYFIEKEPNPVSQSFKRLSKTIREIRQYRALFLFLLAYFFYIDGVGTIISMSTAYGTDLGLSSTSLLIVLFATQVVAAPFAILYGRLSERFTGKKMLYVGICVYIIVCIYAFFLETIVDFWILAMLVATSQGGIQALSRSYFGKLVPKENSNEFFGFYNIFGKFAAILGPLLVAVTSQVTGNSSMGVFSLVILFVIGLIILSRVPEPVPHAPVDEVAPE